From Sulfurovum xiamenensis, a single genomic window includes:
- a CDS encoding carboxymuconolactone decarboxylase family protein — MKSKKTLSTEGFTRRVVVKLFGVVVGILATGFPKSAFGSNKESKMIFPNESESRITPLPTKDLSPESLKILARLPGKGLQGEGFPYNLLGTLMHNPDTLEPFLDYWVTSKANMGLSVREQELVILRMAVLYRSEYVWKHHVKVGREFGINDTELDAIRHGSYAAFSAQRECAFLELTDAFVKERSISPKLWNHTKEILSEKDFVDLISLVSQYVLFALTNVCLQVQVEPGVADLPGIED, encoded by the coding sequence ATGAAAAGCAAGAAAACACTAAGTACCGAAGGATTCACGAGGCGAGTCGTTGTGAAGCTCTTTGGAGTGGTGGTGGGTATTTTGGCCACTGGATTTCCAAAGAGCGCTTTCGGTTCAAATAAGGAGTCAAAGATGATTTTTCCTAATGAATCAGAATCCCGCATCACCCCCTTACCCACTAAGGATTTGAGCCCAGAAAGCTTAAAAATTTTGGCACGTCTTCCCGGGAAAGGCCTCCAGGGAGAAGGCTTCCCGTACAATCTCCTCGGTACTCTAATGCATAACCCGGACACCTTGGAGCCGTTTCTTGACTATTGGGTGACGTCAAAAGCGAATATGGGACTGTCGGTCCGTGAGCAGGAGTTGGTCATCCTTCGCATGGCTGTTCTCTATCGCAGCGAGTATGTTTGGAAACACCATGTTAAGGTCGGGAGAGAATTTGGCATCAACGATACAGAACTCGACGCTATTCGACACGGTTCCTATGCAGCGTTCTCTGCTCAGAGGGAGTGCGCCTTTCTCGAACTGACTGATGCCTTCGTGAAAGAGCGGTCTATCTCGCCGAAATTATGGAACCATACCAAGGAGATTCTCTCTGAAAAGGACTTCGTCGATTTGATCTCCCTGGTCTCTCAGTACGTTCTTTTCGCACTTACTAATGTCTGCTTACAAGTCCAGGTCGAGCCTGGAGTGGCAGATCTGCCTGGAATCGAGGATTAG
- a CDS encoding formylmethanofuran dehydrogenase subunit E family protein, which yields MKLRLFFPQILILMLFNHILLAQEPTYKQGVNTFIETGVTQPDNIPTWYAPMVAKPYAPVFEILATKGTQGRYYPYTYAVTIKDMIKWHGHDCEGTTHAANIMKIAFEILFPDGIIDRSVLKGISGTGPCWSDAVAFLTGARLQYGNLGYFKNKDYNHAILLYRTDTKVAVLGTWKKGINNIPGEPVVLPEKINWTAKVNMQDVIALKKEVKNAKGNPTPYQVDLLRFYQWTHVNDILSHPLHESYQAKVIEDFNWDDWVDNTKSISKPFIRSDTRLKNHPYREKPVLDRN from the coding sequence ATGAAACTACGATTATTTTTCCCACAAATCTTGATCTTAATGTTATTTAATCATATCCTGCTTGCACAGGAACCTACTTATAAGCAAGGGGTGAATACATTCATAGAAACCGGCGTAACACAGCCTGATAATATCCCTACATGGTATGCGCCCATGGTAGCAAAGCCTTATGCACCTGTTTTTGAAATTCTTGCTACAAAAGGAACTCAAGGCAGGTATTATCCATACACGTATGCTGTCACGATAAAAGATATGATCAAGTGGCATGGCCATGATTGCGAAGGAACCACCCATGCTGCGAACATCATGAAAATCGCATTTGAGATCCTTTTCCCTGATGGTATTATAGATAGAAGTGTCCTCAAGGGTATTTCTGGAACTGGGCCCTGCTGGTCAGATGCTGTTGCTTTCTTAACCGGTGCCCGACTTCAATATGGTAATCTTGGCTACTTCAAGAACAAAGATTATAACCATGCTATTCTACTGTATCGTACGGACACCAAGGTTGCTGTATTAGGAACATGGAAGAAAGGTATCAATAATATTCCAGGTGAACCCGTCGTACTACCCGAAAAGATCAATTGGACAGCAAAAGTGAACATGCAGGATGTCATTGCATTGAAGAAGGAAGTGAAAAATGCAAAAGGGAATCCTACTCCCTACCAGGTCGATCTCTTACGTTTCTATCAGTGGACACATGTGAACGACATTCTGAGTCATCCATTACATGAAAGCTATCAAGCTAAAGTCATTGAAGATTTTAACTGGGACGACTGGGTGGATAATACAAAAAGCATTTCGAAGCCATTTATAAGATCAGATACACGTTTAAAGAATCACCCGTACCGTGAGAAACCTGTATTAGATAGAAATTAA
- a CDS encoding DEAD/DEAH box helicase — MKFTDFNLKETIQTAIAEAGFTEPSPVQKDAIPLVLEGHDMIAQAQTGTGKTAAFGLPIMSMMKGDGSVEGLVIVPTRELAMQVSDELYRFGQMSGLKTATVYGGTAYGKQIDRIKQASIVVATPGRLQDLLESGKIKMNPQFVVLDEADEMLDMGFLDEIKNIFTFLPQERQTLMFSATMPNSIRKLAEQILKNPKTVSITKSESTNTSITQLYYVVQEKERDDALVRLIDYKNPNKCIIFCRMKKEVDRLVAHLTAQGFKVSGLHGDMEQKQREVTIRAFKQGGIDIFVATDVAARGLDVNDVTHVFNYHIPFDSESYVHRIGRTGRGGKTGEAITLVSPNELRTIKRIEKDVGTKMTTQVIPTRMEVQNNRADALIAKISETKVTESAINLVKTLQHDLDIVTIAHLLASLVQEETFVKGKDHIGLGLEEVELLIEKALQNRGGGGGGRNRGGSRGNRSGGRSRHGRNGRSSGSRSGGRRDSRNGGQGSNRG, encoded by the coding sequence ATGAAATTTACAGATTTTAATTTAAAAGAGACTATTCAGACTGCTATAGCAGAAGCTGGATTTACTGAACCGAGCCCGGTTCAGAAAGATGCGATTCCTTTAGTATTAGAAGGTCATGATATGATCGCGCAGGCACAGACAGGTACAGGTAAGACTGCTGCATTTGGTCTTCCTATCATGAGCATGATGAAAGGTGACGGTTCTGTTGAGGGACTTGTGATCGTTCCTACTCGTGAGCTTGCAATGCAGGTGAGTGATGAACTCTACCGTTTCGGTCAAATGAGCGGACTTAAAACAGCTACTGTCTATGGTGGTACAGCGTATGGTAAACAGATAGACCGTATAAAACAAGCTTCTATCGTTGTGGCGACTCCGGGTAGACTTCAAGATCTGCTTGAGAGCGGAAAGATCAAAATGAATCCTCAGTTCGTTGTGCTTGATGAAGCTGATGAAATGCTTGATATGGGATTCTTGGATGAGATCAAGAATATCTTTACTTTCCTTCCTCAAGAACGTCAAACACTTATGTTCTCAGCAACAATGCCAAACAGTATCAGAAAACTTGCAGAGCAGATCCTTAAAAACCCTAAAACCGTTTCTATTACGAAGTCAGAGAGTACAAACACTTCTATCACGCAACTTTACTATGTTGTACAGGAGAAAGAGAGAGATGATGCGCTTGTTAGACTTATCGACTATAAGAATCCAAACAAATGTATTATCTTCTGTCGTATGAAAAAAGAGGTTGATAGACTGGTTGCACACTTGACAGCACAAGGATTTAAAGTTTCTGGTCTTCACGGAGATATGGAACAAAAGCAAAGAGAAGTAACGATCCGTGCTTTCAAACAAGGTGGTATCGATATTTTTGTTGCAACAGATGTCGCTGCACGTGGTCTTGATGTCAATGATGTCACACATGTATTTAACTACCACATCCCTTTTGACTCTGAATCTTATGTTCACCGTATCGGTCGTACAGGGCGTGGTGGTAAAACAGGTGAAGCGATCACTTTAGTAAGCCCTAATGAGCTTAGAACCATTAAGCGTATAGAAAAAGATGTAGGTACGAAGATGACTACACAAGTGATCCCTACACGTATGGAAGTACAAAACAACCGTGCAGATGCGCTTATCGCTAAGATCTCTGAAACTAAAGTGACTGAAAGTGCGATCAATCTTGTTAAAACATTACAGCATGATCTAGATATCGTCACGATCGCACATCTTCTTGCTTCTTTAGTTCAGGAAGAAACTTTTGTAAAAGGTAAAGACCACATTGGTCTTGGTCTTGAAGAAGTTGAACTTCTTATCGAAAAAGCACTGCAGAACAGAGGCGGAGGCGGTGGTGGCCGTAACCGTGGTGGTTCTCGTGGTAACAGAAGTGGTGGCCGAAGTAGACATGGCCGTAACGGACGTTCAAGCGGTAGCCGTAGCGGTGGCAGACGTGACAGCCGTAACGGCGGTCAAGGCAGCAACAGAGGGTAA
- a CDS encoding SufB/SufD family protein, producing MKQLDEATKTTLKKVAYDEKEERSANFFAKDWDILDTHSAAEGLEILPINTALQKYEWLKELFFTLVDKDKDDYVKQVASSDVLLGYFIRVKAGVKITLPVYTCYMINTDKFTQCTHNIVITEEDSELHLINGCTANAHVTSGRHLGVTEYFVKDGATLTSTMIHSWGKEVEVYPRSAAHVGKDAKFISNYVAMTSVKKLQMNPLAVIEESGLGEFYTVIYAPENSQFDVGSTVILNGDGASSEIISRVVSNGGEVITRGEIIGKHPNGRGSMACNGLLLSEKGYIHAIPELLGEDPHLELSHEASVGMISKDELAYLMASGIEEEKAKSLIIEGFLDLKIPSLPEYLQRQINDIVKETKDFETM from the coding sequence ATGAAGCAACTGGATGAAGCTACGAAAACAACTCTAAAAAAGGTCGCATATGATGAAAAAGAGGAACGATCGGCAAATTTTTTTGCCAAAGATTGGGATATTCTAGACACACACTCCGCGGCTGAAGGACTTGAGATCCTCCCCATCAATACAGCATTGCAAAAATATGAATGGCTCAAAGAACTTTTCTTTACGCTTGTAGATAAAGACAAAGACGATTATGTCAAGCAGGTAGCCTCCAGTGATGTGTTGCTGGGCTATTTCATCCGTGTCAAGGCAGGAGTCAAAATTACTCTTCCAGTCTATACCTGCTACATGATCAATACCGATAAATTCACCCAGTGCACGCATAATATTGTGATTACTGAAGAGGATTCTGAGCTTCACCTTATCAATGGATGTACAGCCAATGCACATGTCACATCCGGACGCCATCTCGGTGTCACAGAGTACTTTGTCAAAGATGGTGCCACACTCACCAGTACTATGATCCATAGTTGGGGGAAAGAGGTGGAAGTTTACCCTAGAAGTGCTGCACATGTTGGTAAAGATGCAAAATTTATTTCAAACTATGTCGCGATGACTAGTGTAAAAAAACTGCAGATGAATCCACTTGCAGTGATAGAAGAATCTGGACTCGGGGAATTTTATACTGTCATATATGCACCTGAAAATTCTCAGTTTGATGTCGGATCGACGGTTATCTTAAATGGTGATGGAGCATCATCCGAGATTATCAGCCGTGTGGTTTCTAATGGTGGTGAAGTAATAACCAGAGGAGAGATCATCGGTAAACACCCCAATGGCAGGGGTTCAATGGCCTGCAACGGGTTGCTTCTGAGTGAAAAAGGCTACATTCACGCGATCCCAGAACTACTTGGAGAGGACCCGCACCTTGAACTCTCTCATGAAGCAAGTGTGGGCATGATCTCCAAAGATGAACTTGCCTACCTGATGGCATCGGGTATCGAAGAGGAGAAGGCAAAATCTTTGATAATCGAAGGCTTTTTGGATCTAAAAATCCCGTCTCTTCCTGAATACTTACAACGACAGATCAATGATATTGTCAAAGAGACAAAAGACTTTGAAACGATGTAA
- a CDS encoding ABC transporter ATP-binding protein produces the protein MDGPLLEISDLYVSVENKQIIKEMNLSVGKGEVHVIFGPNGSGKSTLLNTILKLPGYSIDSGEIRVKSKNIQDMTTDEIANLGIGMSFQHPPKIKGVTLRNFLHAINRSDDLDDEIRALSMENFLERELNVGFSGGELKRAEVLKLYAQSPDLLLIDEPESGVDIENIAVISKAINKILQKEMPMKLRVRSAIIITHTGHILNYIDADIGHVFMDGKIVCTGNPKSLMEDIKRLGFTGCAECYKKPKDHI, from the coding sequence ATGGATGGACCCCTATTAGAAATTTCAGATCTCTATGTCTCCGTAGAGAACAAACAGATCATCAAAGAGATGAACCTTAGTGTGGGCAAAGGTGAAGTGCATGTTATTTTCGGTCCCAACGGTTCTGGAAAATCCACCCTCCTCAATACGATTTTGAAACTTCCCGGCTATAGCATTGATAGTGGAGAGATCCGAGTAAAATCCAAAAATATACAAGATATGACAACAGATGAGATCGCCAATCTGGGTATAGGTATGTCTTTTCAGCATCCGCCAAAGATCAAAGGGGTGACTCTCCGAAACTTTCTTCATGCGATCAACCGTTCCGATGACCTTGATGATGAGATTCGAGCGCTCAGTATGGAAAACTTTCTAGAAAGAGAGCTCAATGTCGGTTTTTCTGGCGGAGAACTCAAAAGGGCTGAAGTACTGAAACTTTATGCACAAAGTCCTGACCTGCTTTTAATAGATGAACCCGAATCAGGTGTTGATATTGAAAATATTGCCGTAATCTCAAAAGCGATCAATAAGATTCTTCAAAAAGAAATGCCGATGAAACTGCGTGTACGTTCTGCTATAATTATCACACATACGGGCCATATTCTTAACTATATCGACGCTGATATTGGACACGTTTTCATGGATGGTAAGATCGTTTGCACGGGTAATCCTAAATCACTTATGGAAGATATTAAGAGGTTGGGTTTTACAGGGTGTGCAGAGTGTTATAAGAAACCAAAGGATCACATATGA
- a CDS encoding metal-sulfur cluster assembly factor, translating into MSSEEKNINDKMAEERQKFIESQPTDEEMTEKIIAHLKEIYDPELPVNIYDLGLVYNIDTWTDEVSMMKKAKITMTLTSATCSFSQVIIDLVKSIATRQEGLEDVDVEIVFDPPWSQDSMTDEAKLAMGLL; encoded by the coding sequence ATGAGTAGTGAAGAGAAAAACATCAATGACAAAATGGCTGAAGAGAGACAAAAATTTATCGAGTCTCAGCCAACAGATGAAGAGATGACAGAAAAGATCATCGCACATCTTAAAGAGATCTATGACCCTGAACTTCCGGTGAATATTTATGACCTGGGACTCGTCTATAATATAGACACATGGACGGATGAAGTCTCTATGATGAAAAAAGCCAAGATCACGATGACACTGACTTCAGCAACCTGTTCATTTTCACAGGTCATCATCGATCTGGTCAAAAGTATCGCTACACGTCAAGAGGGTCTTGAAGACGTAGATGTAGAGATAGTTTTTGATCCGCCATGGAGTCAAGACAGCATGACCGATGAAGCAAAATTAGCTATGGGATTACTCTAA
- a CDS encoding SufE family protein has translation MNMEETVARYKEDFELFPTDNEKLEYIFDLGKRHTTLPDELKNDDTYVKGCASDAWLVGECENGILKLRGEGTSEMAKGMLTLLLDIFSNRPADEILSFDPAKLHDMGVVELLSPVRQQSLEAFLNMVYGYAQKCKEQG, from the coding sequence ATGAATATGGAAGAGACAGTAGCAAGGTATAAAGAAGATTTTGAACTTTTTCCTACAGATAATGAAAAGTTAGAGTACATTTTTGATTTGGGAAAACGCCATACAACACTTCCTGACGAATTGAAGAATGATGATACTTATGTCAAGGGATGTGCCTCTGACGCATGGCTTGTAGGCGAATGTGAAAATGGTATACTCAAACTTCGCGGTGAAGGTACTTCTGAGATGGCCAAAGGTATGCTGACTCTTCTTTTAGACATATTCTCTAACCGTCCAGCTGATGAGATACTCAGTTTTGATCCTGCTAAACTTCATGATATGGGTGTGGTAGAACTCCTCTCCCCTGTACGTCAGCAAAGTTTGGAAGCATTTTTAAATATGGTCTATGGCTACGCACAAAAATGTAAAGAACAAGGATAA
- a CDS encoding SufD family Fe-S cluster assembly protein, translating into MNLSTLKNKNLQEVNGLLDIKDRDILVERFVSLGLPSKKSEEYRYFDVEKLLEKEYKTLTYVPKTLRVSDKIEIVDGVVVAAPQGLRVYNEACGQIDMDHFDPLYYLGHLLSPQAIKIELDGDTEVEIEHKFTQSNALINYRIVLYTQANRHATVYENFVEEGIENSLVLYGYDMHISQDSSLRVVKMQRMQNSGYSMVASHKINVARNAHAVFKSFDLGGDNALQLLKVELDERAHVDAGHLLYLNSEAKRGTVSQIVHRGEHSTSKQEAKNILDGESRGIFDALIRVEKSGKYTKAEQNSKAILLHDKAYMAAKPQLEIYIDELEASHGATTGQLSEKQLFYLQSRGISRVEARKILVIAFANTLIETVKDSRHQERIKKAFEEVFYLAHKKDN; encoded by the coding sequence ATGAACCTTTCAACGCTTAAAAACAAAAACCTGCAAGAAGTCAATGGCTTGTTGGATATAAAAGATAGAGATATCTTGGTAGAGCGTTTTGTATCACTGGGTCTTCCGAGTAAAAAGTCAGAAGAGTATCGCTACTTTGATGTAGAAAAACTCCTGGAAAAAGAGTACAAAACACTTACCTATGTTCCAAAAACGCTTAGAGTCTCTGATAAGATAGAGATCGTTGATGGTGTGGTGGTAGCTGCTCCACAAGGATTACGTGTCTACAATGAGGCATGTGGCCAGATCGATATGGATCATTTTGATCCGCTCTATTACCTTGGACACCTACTCTCTCCACAAGCGATCAAAATAGAGCTGGATGGAGATACAGAGGTAGAGATAGAGCATAAGTTTACCCAAAGCAATGCTTTGATCAACTATCGTATCGTACTCTACACACAGGCGAACCGTCATGCAACGGTATATGAGAACTTTGTAGAAGAAGGTATTGAGAATTCGCTTGTACTTTATGGGTATGATATGCATATTTCACAAGACTCTTCCTTACGTGTGGTTAAAATGCAGCGTATGCAAAACAGCGGTTATAGCATGGTTGCTTCACATAAGATCAATGTTGCTAGAAATGCACATGCCGTATTTAAAAGCTTTGATCTAGGTGGAGACAATGCCCTTCAGCTACTCAAAGTAGAATTAGATGAGCGTGCCCATGTTGATGCAGGTCACCTTCTCTATCTCAACAGTGAAGCAAAAAGAGGTACTGTCTCTCAGATCGTACATCGTGGTGAACATTCGACCTCTAAACAGGAAGCTAAAAATATCTTGGACGGTGAATCCAGAGGTATCTTTGATGCACTTATTCGTGTAGAAAAGAGTGGTAAATATACCAAAGCTGAGCAGAATTCTAAAGCGATACTACTTCACGATAAAGCATATATGGCTGCAAAACCGCAACTTGAGATCTATATTGATGAACTGGAAGCAAGTCATGGTGCAACGACTGGTCAACTCAGCGAAAAACAGCTTTTCTACCTACAAAGCCGTGGTATTAGTCGTGTTGAAGCCAGAAAAATACTTGTGATCGCTTTTGCAAATACACTGATCGAGACGGTTAAGGACAGTAGACATCAAGAGCGTATTAAAAAAGCTTTTGAAGAGGTCTTTTACTTAGCACACAAAAAGGATAACTAA
- the sufC gene encoding Fe-S cluster assembly ATPase SufC, with protein sequence MSILKIENLEAKIGDKQILKGLNLELEPGKVHAIMGPNGAGKSTLSKALVGHYDIELLGGNIIYKGKNINEMEPEERALEGIFLSFQHPVEIPGVNNAYFLRTALNAKRKHEGKEELNSAEFLRLMRDHLEMLGMKSDMISRSLNEGFSGGEKKRNEILQMLILEPDVIILDEIDSGLDIDALRAVSEGINKMKDGKRSFLVITHYSRILDYIQPDYIHVLKDGKVIKTAGPELVAQLEDTGYDAIEEE encoded by the coding sequence ATGAGTATTTTGAAAATTGAGAATTTAGAAGCGAAAATAGGTGATAAGCAGATATTAAAAGGTTTAAACCTAGAATTGGAACCAGGAAAGGTCCATGCTATTATGGGACCCAACGGTGCCGGTAAGTCTACGCTTTCTAAAGCGCTTGTAGGACACTACGACATTGAATTACTTGGTGGAAATATCATCTACAAAGGTAAGAACATCAATGAGATGGAGCCTGAAGAGAGAGCTTTAGAGGGAATTTTCCTTTCATTTCAACACCCAGTAGAGATCCCTGGTGTGAATAATGCCTATTTCCTAAGAACAGCACTCAATGCGAAACGTAAACACGAAGGTAAAGAAGAGTTGAACTCAGCTGAGTTCCTACGTCTTATGAGAGACCATTTAGAGATGCTTGGTATGAAATCAGATATGATCAGCCGTTCACTCAACGAAGGTTTCTCAGGTGGTGAAAAGAAGCGTAATGAAATTCTTCAAATGCTTATTCTTGAGCCGGATGTCATTATTCTTGATGAGATCGACTCCGGACTGGACATTGATGCACTAAGAGCTGTATCTGAAGGGATCAACAAGATGAAGGACGGTAAACGTTCATTCCTGGTTATTACACACTATAGCCGTATTCTTGACTATATCCAACCGGATTATATCCATGTACTGAAAGATGGGAAAGTGATCAAAACAGCAGGTCCGGAGCTTGTAGCACAGCTTGAAGATACTGGATATGACGCGATAGAGGAAGAATAA
- the sufB gene encoding Fe-S cluster assembly protein SufB has translation MANEGLDKAVSGEYALGFEIDIETETAPPGLSEETIAFISKKKGEPDWMLELRIKAFRKWETMTEPHWAKLDYEPIDYQSISYYAAPKEGIDSLDEVDPKILEAYNKLGISLEEQKQLAGVKVAVDAVVDSVSVKTTYAEELAEHGVIFCSISEAIERHPDLIKKYMFSVVPMADNYFAALNSAVFTDGTFVYIPKGVRCPMELSTYFRINAMNTGQFERTLIVADEGSYVSYNEGCSAPTRDEHQLHAAVVELVAMKDAEIKYSTIQNWFPGDENGKGGIYNFVTKRGICEGDNSKISWTQVETGSAITWKYPSCILKGDNSVGEFYSVAVTTLAQQADTGTKMIHIGKNTSSTIISKGISAMKGQNTYRGLVKIGANATGARNYSECDSLLIGSNCGAHTFPYLESKDTQGQVEHEATTSKISDEQLFYLRQRGINEEDAVSMIVHGFCKQVFSQLPMEYAVEAKALLELTLEGSVG, from the coding sequence ATGGCAAACGAAGGATTAGATAAAGCTGTCTCAGGAGAGTATGCCCTCGGCTTTGAGATAGATATCGAAACCGAAACCGCACCACCGGGACTTTCAGAAGAGACGATTGCGTTCATCTCGAAAAAGAAAGGTGAACCTGACTGGATGCTTGAACTCCGTATCAAAGCATTTAGAAAATGGGAAACCATGACTGAACCGCACTGGGCTAAACTAGACTATGAGCCGATAGACTACCAGTCTATCTCTTACTATGCAGCACCGAAAGAAGGTATTGACAGTTTAGATGAAGTGGATCCTAAAATTCTAGAGGCCTACAACAAGTTAGGTATCTCTTTAGAAGAGCAAAAGCAACTGGCCGGTGTGAAAGTGGCTGTAGATGCAGTTGTTGACTCAGTTTCGGTCAAAACCACCTATGCTGAAGAACTTGCTGAACATGGTGTTATCTTCTGTTCGATCTCAGAAGCGATAGAACGTCACCCAGATCTCATTAAAAAATATATGTTCTCTGTTGTACCAATGGCAGATAACTATTTTGCAGCGCTTAACTCTGCGGTATTTACAGATGGAACCTTTGTATACATTCCTAAAGGTGTACGCTGCCCTATGGAGCTAAGTACGTACTTTAGGATCAATGCCATGAACACGGGACAATTTGAACGTACACTGATCGTAGCAGATGAAGGATCATATGTAAGTTATAATGAAGGATGTTCTGCTCCGACACGTGATGAGCACCAACTTCATGCAGCTGTCGTTGAACTCGTAGCAATGAAAGATGCAGAGATCAAATACTCTACGATCCAAAACTGGTTCCCAGGAGATGAAAACGGGAAAGGCGGGATCTACAACTTCGTTACCAAAAGAGGTATATGTGAAGGAGACAATTCCAAGATCTCATGGACACAGGTAGAGACCGGTTCAGCCATTACATGGAAATATCCGTCATGTATCTTGAAAGGTGACAACTCTGTGGGTGAATTCTACTCAGTAGCAGTCACTACCCTAGCCCAGCAAGCCGATACAGGTACAAAGATGATACATATCGGTAAAAACACCTCTTCAACGATCATCTCTAAAGGTATCTCGGCAATGAAAGGCCAAAATACCTATAGAGGATTGGTGAAGATAGGTGCTAATGCCACGGGTGCAAGAAACTACTCTGAGTGTGATTCACTGCTCATAGGTTCTAACTGTGGGGCACATACGTTCCCTTACCTTGAATCAAAAGATACACAAGGACAGGTAGAACACGAGGCAACGACCTCGAAGATCAGTGACGAACAACTTTTTTACCTCCGTCAAAGGGGTATCAATGAAGAAGATGCCGTGAGTATGATCGTTCACGGTTTCTGTAAACAAGTCTTTAGCCAACTCCCTATGGAGTATGCGGTGGAAGCAAAAGCATTATTAGAATTAACATTAGAAGGAAGTGTAGGATGA
- a CDS encoding thiamine pyrophosphate-dependent enzyme: MKHPLDRTNIDNAWCPGCGNFGILKLLEEVLTELECDPKHTVIVSGIGQAAKTPYYIDTHMFCGLHGRALPVATALKASNPALNVIAEGGDGDMYGEGGNHFMHTIRRNPDIVHIVHNNMVYGLTKGQASPTTQIGFKTPIQVNGVTNEPFNPISVALALKAGFVSRVNIGNQAHAKKVLKEAFLHKGYALVDVFQPCVVFNKVNTYKWFNENTYELDSSYESNNLPSAMQKALENDPIPIGIFYQNRQPTFEEHIRGDEQNPLVTLTHDIIKLQELFDSY; this comes from the coding sequence ATGAAACATCCGCTCGATAGAACAAACATAGACAATGCATGGTGTCCAGGGTGTGGAAATTTTGGGATACTGAAACTCCTGGAAGAAGTACTGACCGAACTGGAATGTGATCCTAAACATACAGTTATAGTCTCTGGTATTGGGCAAGCTGCCAAGACACCCTACTATATCGATACACATATGTTCTGTGGACTTCACGGGCGTGCACTTCCTGTCGCTACAGCACTCAAAGCTTCCAACCCTGCACTAAATGTCATCGCAGAAGGCGGGGATGGAGATATGTATGGTGAAGGTGGGAACCATTTTATGCATACCATCAGGCGTAATCCTGATATCGTACATATCGTACACAATAACATGGTCTATGGTCTTACCAAAGGCCAGGCCTCACCCACAACCCAGATAGGTTTTAAAACACCCATACAGGTAAATGGGGTCACTAATGAACCATTCAACCCCATATCAGTCGCTCTAGCACTAAAGGCCGGTTTTGTATCACGTGTCAACATAGGAAATCAAGCCCATGCCAAAAAGGTTCTCAAAGAAGCCTTTTTACATAAAGGGTATGCTTTGGTAGATGTCTTTCAACCTTGTGTGGTCTTTAATAAGGTTAACACCTATAAATGGTTCAATGAAAACACCTATGAACTCGATAGTAGTTATGAGAGTAATAACCTACCCTCAGCTATGCAAAAAGCACTTGAAAATGACCCCATACCTATAGGCATTTTTTACCAGAACAGGCAACCAACATTTGAAGAGCATATCAGAGGAGATGAACAAAATCCGCTTGTCACTCTTACCCATGATATAATAAAATTACAGGAATTATTCGATTCCTATTGA